The following is a genomic window from Brevibacterium limosum.
CGCTCGAACCGGTCGCCTATGCGGGCTTCGCCCATGTCGTCGGCCAACGTCTGGACGATATCGTCCACCCCGGCTACCTGCACATCCTCGGCTTCCCGCTGAGCATGCAGCTGCTGGCCGACCCCGAGGTCCCGCTGCCGATGATGGGGATGGTCCACATCCACAACCGCGTGGACATGCATTCGCAGGCCCGCCTCGGCGAGGTCGTCGACTTCCACCTCGAACTCGCCGGGCCCTTCGAGCACACGAAGGGTACGACGATCGAGATTCGACTCGAGGCGAAGGTCGACGGGCGTCCCGTGATGGAGGAGGTCTCGACGTACCTGGCCAAGGGGCGCAAGCTGTCCGGAGCGAAGCCGAAGGCACAGGTGCCGCACCTCGAGTTCGCGGCACCACAGCCGAGTGCTGTGTGGCGTCTGGATCCGATCATCGGTCAGCGCTATGCGAAAGTCTCCGGCGACTACAACCCGATCCACCTCAACGGACTCGCCGCGAAGGGATTCGGGTTCCCCCGGCAGATCGCCCACGGGATGTACAGCGCCTCTCGGGCGTTCTCGGCAATGGATCCCCGACTCGAGTCCTACCGGTGGGACGTGTCGTTCGCGAAGCCGATTCTGCTGCCCGGCACGGTCGGCTATGCGCTGACCGAAGGACGGCGTCACGAGGCCGCGCAGTCGGCCGTCTTCGACCTGAAGTCAGGCAAACCACACGTGCTCTCGCAGGTGGCACACCTCGAACGATGAGCAGAAAAGTAAAGTGCGTCACAAAAGCCGATTTCGATTTTGCGACACCGTTTCGCGCATGTAGAGTTATCTCTGTTGCCAGCGCGAGTGGCGGAATTGGTAGACGCGCTAGCTTGAGGTGCTAGTGCCCAACTTATCGGGCGTGGGGGTTCAAGTCCCCCTTCGCGCACAACGAGGAGATGGCCTCCGGATTTCGATCTGGAGGTCATTTTCGTCCCGGGGGTCATAGGGGCTTCCGCGGGTTCAAAGTTCATACGCACTGATCTAGATCACCACGTATGAACTTCTGACCCGCTGATACCCACCATTTGGACAGTGAGCCACACCCGCCGGTGGGATACGGTGGTAGCTGTCAGGCCGATCACAGCACTGCCGCGTGATCCACCCACCACCGAGGGGAGCCCCCGTGTTTGATTTCAGCGCCGCTGAGGACGAAGTCACCGAACTGTGCCGTCAGCTCATCCGCATCGACACCCAGAACTGGGGCGGGAACAGAGCCAACCCGGAGCTTCCGGCGGCCGAACTCATCGCCTCCTGGCTCGCCGAGGCCGACCTGAAGTCCGAGATCGTCGAATCCTCTCCGGGGAGGGCCAACCTCGTCGCCCGCGTCAGAGGCTCCGATCCGGAGGCACCGGCCCTCGTCGTCCACGGCCACACCGACGTCGTTCCGGCCGCAGCCGAGGACTGGAGCGTCGACCCCTTCGCAGGTGTCGTCAAAGACGGCCTGCTGTGGGGCCGCGGCGCGGTGGACATGAAGAACATGGACGCGATGATCGTCGCCTCCATCCGCGCCATGCTGCGCCAGGGGCTCACGCCTCGCCGCGACCTCATCATCGCCTTCTTCGCCGACGAAGAGGCCGGAGGCAACTTCGGCGCCCGCCATATGGTGCGCAATCGTCCCGACCTCTTCTCCGGAGCCACCGAGGCGATCTCGGAAGTCGGCGGCTACTCCGTCGACATCCGCGGACAGCGCGTCTACCTCATCCAGACCGCGGAGAAGGGCCTGGCCTGGCTCAACCTCGTCGCCCACGGCACCGCCGGACACGGATCTCAGCGCAATGACGACAACCCCGTCACGCGTCTCGCGGCCGCGATCGCGCGCATCGGCCGCCATCCATGGCCGCAGGAGATCCCCTCGGCCACACGCAAGCTCCTCGAAGGCGTCTCCGAGATGACGGGAATCGAGTTCCGGGCAGAGACGATCCCACAGCTGCTCGCCGAACTCGGTTCGGTCGAGAAGTTCGTGGCACCGACCCTGCAGAACACATCGAACCCGTCATTCCTCGAAGCCGGTTACAAGCACAATGTCATCCCCGGCACCGCGACCGCCTACGTCGACTGTCGCACACTGCCCGGCCAGCACGAGGACGTCATGCTCACGATCAAGGAGCTCGCGGGGGAGGGCATCGATATCAGCGCCGAAGACGAGGGCGAGGCACTCGAGTCCCCTTTCGACACCCCGCTGGTCGCGCAGATGCAGAAGAGCCTGCTTGCCGACGACCCGAGCGCGAACGTTCTGCCCTACACACTCTCCGGCGGTACGGACAACAAGTCGATGGCCGAACTCGGCATCACCGGCTACGGCTTCGCCCCGCTCCAGCTCACCGGCGACCTCGACTTCCCGGCCATGTTCCACGGAGTCGACGAGAGAGTGCCGATCTCGGCACTCAGGTTCGGGGCGCGGGTTCTCGGGGACTTCCTGATGAGGGCATAGCAGTCACGACGATCCCGATGAGCACTCCGACAGCGCTGAGCACCGTGGTCGCAGTGACCACGGAGCCCGGGATCGGCAGCAGCACATCGAGTGCCAGCGCCCCCACGAGGTTGCCGAAGAGGGCGAACAGGCTGAGCAGCAGCACGCCCAGCCTCGCCACGGTCACCGTGGTCAGGGCGATGAAGACCACGCCGAAGGCCCCGCCGAGGAGGATCCACCACTGATCGGGTGCGGTCGGGAAGCCCTGCCACGGAACACCCGAGACGAGCAGGGCGGCCGTGCCGATGATGAGCGCCGCGAAACCGACCGTGAAGTTCACCGTCGTCGCGACCACCGCCGATTCGGTGGCGGCTCGGATATGGCCGTTGAATGCCTGCTGCACACTCGTCAGTGCTCCGGAGACGAACGGAAGCAGTGGAGCCCACAGCGGAATCCCCGACTGCAGGCGATCACCGGCGGCGTAGGCCAGGGAGGCGAGCACGATGAGCACACCGATGATGCGCAGCGCGTTGAGGCGCTGTCGGCCTCCCGGCGGCAGCTCGGTGGAGTCGACGATGAGTCCACCGGTGACCTGACCGGAGACGAATGCCATCGTGAACATCGCTACGCCCATCAGGGGAATCGTCGTGGCCTGGGCGATGACGACGAGCCCGCCGCTCAAGCCCCCGAGGAGCATCCACCAGGGCAGCCTGCGTTCGCGCAGCAGAGCGAACAGACGTCGGGAGGCGGCTCGGGATCGAGTCGAGACGATGAGGGCGATGCCGACGCAGAGAAGCCCGACGAGGAACGAGATGAGCGCGGCGAAGACGGCGTGGCCGAGCACCTGCCCGAGCAGACCGTTCGCGCGTCCCTGCAGAGACATCGCCGCTCCCGCGACGATCGTGACGAGCCCAGCGGTGACGACGGGGACGAGCGAGGACGATCTCAAGCGATCAGCTGCTCAACGTCAGCGGCATGATCTTCCGGCGCAGCCATACGGTGCGGACTCCGCCGACCGAGATTCGGGTGCGGGCGAGTTCCCACTGCCCGTATTCCGCCTGGTCGTTGAGTTCCTGCAGGCTGACCGACCGCGGCACATCCTTGGAGAACGAGACCTTCCGGAACTCGTAGGTCATACGTGGACGCTGACGTTTCATAGCCTCACCCTAGACGATCTGGGCTAATCTTGACGGTATGCCCGTCATCGTTCTGCTGCGGCACGGCCTCTCCAGCGCCAATGTCTCCGGAATCCTGGCCGGACGCGCCCCCGGCGTGTCCCTCACCGACGAGGGGGTCCGCGCGCTGCGAGCCAACCTGCAGCTGCTGCCGCACCGGCACTTCGCCCACCTGCTGCATTCGCCGCTGCAGCGCTGCGAACAGACCGCGACGATCGCGACAGAGGCGGCCGAATTCGAGCACATCGACGTCGATGAGGACATCATCGAACTCGACTACGGCGAATGGACGGGACGAGCGCTCACAGAACTGGGGGAGGAGCCCCTGTGGAAGACCGTGGTGAAGTCGGCATCGCAGGCCCGGTTCCCCGGAGGGGAATCCATCGCCGAGGCGGCCGATCGTTCCACGGCCCGTGTCCGAGAGCTCGTGGCTCAGCTGCGAGAGGAGGAGCATGCCGATGCTGAGGGCGGGGCCGCCGCGGGATCCGGGACCGACGCTGGGAAGCCGGTCCCGCCTCGGTGGGCGATGGTCGTCTCCCACGGGGACATCATCAAAGCGATCATCGCCGATGCGCTGGGAATGCCGCTCGATGACTTCCAGCGTCTGAGCGTCGCCCCCGGATCGTTCACGGTCATCGATCACTCCGGTGCCGAACCGGTGCTCGCGGCGATGTCGGTGACCGCCGCCGGACTCGCACAGTCGGCCGCCGTCGGCGGGGGCGGAATGCGCTGATCCCGGCACTCGTGAGCGAATGCCGGGATCAGGATGTCGGTGTGCGCAGTTGCGTCGACTCAGACGGCGGCGAGGACTCCCGTGCCGAGCAGGATGTAGAGGACGATGCCCACGGCCACGCGGTACCAGACGAAGACGGCGAAGGACTTCGTCTGCACGTATCTGAGGAACCAGTGGATGACGACGAGGCCGAGAGCGAACGAGATGATCGTGGCGAGGATCGTCGGCCCCCAGCCGAGCACCATGTCCTCGCTGCGACCGAGGGTCTGCGCCACGCCGTAGAGGCCCGAACCGACGACTGCGGGAATGGCCAGCAGGAACGAGTAGCGGGCCGCGGAAGGTCGGTCGAAGCCCATGAAACGGCCGGCCATGATCGTGCCGCCCGACCGTGACACGCCGGGGATGACGGCCAGTGCCTGAGCGAAGCCGAACAGGATGCCCTGACCCCACTTCATGTCCTCGAGTGTGCGTTCGCGTTTCCCGGCCCAGTCGGCGACGCCGATGATGAGGCCGAAGACGATGAGCATGGTGGCGGTGATCCACAGGCTGCGCAGTGCGCCTTCGATGTAGTCCTGGAAGAGCAGACCGATGATGACGATGGGGATCGAACCGATGATGATGAGCCAGCCCAGGCGCACCTCGGGATCCTTGCGGTCATGCTTGCCGACGAGTGCCTTGCACCATTTCGAGATGATCGTGACGATATCGCGCCAGAAGTAGACGACGACGGCCGCCTCGGTGCCGATCTGGATGATGGCGGTGAAGAACGCACCGGGGTCGTCGCCGGGCAGCATGAGTTCGCCGACGATGCGCACATGCGCCGAAGACGAGATCGGGAGGAACTCGGTGAGTGCCTGCACGATTCCGAGCACAGCAGCGACCAGCCAGTCGTACATACGACTCCTTGAGAATATGAGGTGGGAACGAAACCACGGTAGTCGCCGCATCGGGTAACCTCAAGAAGCATGAAGCACCAACGACTCGGCACCACCGGTTTGGAAGTCAGCGACGTGGGTCTCGGGACCTTCGAGTGGGGGCATCGGGTCGATGACCAGGTCGCTCAGCGCCTCGTCGATGAGTTCGAAGACGCAGGTGGCAACCTCATCGAGCTGCCCAGTTCGGCCACGATCGCCGCTGAGGTGCTCGGGCAGCTGAGACTTCCCGGAGAGATTCTGCTGCTGGCCCGAGTGGGCGTGTCCATGAGTGAGCCCGACCACATCGAGGTCGGATTGGGGCGCTCCAGAATCCTCAGCCAGGTCGATTCCCTGCTGCGCACGGTGGGACGCGATCACCTCGACGTACTGGTCCTCGATGTCTTCGATTCCGAGGTCGACCGCGTCGAGACCGCTTCGGCGGTCAAGACACTGCTCACTCTGGGAAAGATCCGCTACGTCGGCGTGTCCCACCACACCGGATGGCAGCTGGCGGAGATGCGCGGAGCCGGGGTCCCGGTCGCCTGTGCCGTCGCCGAATACTCCCTGCTCAACCGCGAAGCCGAGGCAGAGCTCATCCCCGCTGCCGACTATGCCGGAGTCTCACTCATCGCCGGAGCAGGACTGGGCCGCGGTGTGCTCACCGACAAATACCGCAACGCCACCCCGCAGGATTCGCGACTGGCGGGGGAGCTGAGCGAATACGCCGGTGCCTACCTCGACGACCGGTCGAACCGGGTGCTCGCCGGCGTCCGCCGTGCAGCGACCGCTCTGGGCGTGTCGACGACGGATATCGCACTGGCCTTCAATCGGCAGCACGGAATCGCCAGCACTCTGGTCTCGCCCCGAACCCCGGCGCAGCTGGCGGAGGTCACCGGCAGCGATGTCGAACTGGCGCGGGAGATCGCCGAGGTGCTCGATCAGATCTCCTGGGGTCCGTCGGCCTAGAGCGGAGTGGCGCTGAGAGCGCAGTGGCGCCGAGTACGCAGTGACGCTGAGCGCGAACGAGTCGTTCAGTCGTCCTCGTCATCGTCGTCGAGGACGAACTCGTCATCGTCCTTGGCATCCTCGACATCATCGAAGAGCTCGAACGGGGTGACTTCGTCGAACGCTGTGTAGATCGCGTCTTCGTAGATTTCGAAGGCATCGGCCAAAGCCATATAAGCGGCTTCGACTCGGGGGTCTTGGTCACCGTTGCGGTGTGCGGATGCAGCGTAGTGCTCTCTCACTGCTTCGAGGAATGCGTCCAGGGCCTCACGAGGATCTGTGCTCATGACTCAAATGTATCCCAGGCCGGACCGACATGTAAGTCTTTGAACTAGGCTGAAGACATGGCAGCTCTGTACGACTACCCCACACCCGATCGTTTCGTCGTCGGCACGATCGGACTTCCCGGCGAGAGGACGTTCCTCCTCCAAGCGAAGTCCGGCAATGCGCTCACGACCGTGGTCGTCGAGAAGGAGCAGGTCGAGATCCTCTCCGACCGGATCACAGAACTGCTCGACATGGTCATGATCAAGGACCCCGCCGCCCGGGTGCCGCAGACGGCACTCGACGATCTCATCGACAATGCCGGGCTCAACGTTCCCATCGAACCGGAGTTCCGCGTCGGCACGATGAGCCTGGGCTGGGACACCGTCAAGCATGAGCTCGTCATCGAGTGCTTCGAACTCACCGAGGCGGACGCCCAGGCGGGAACCTCCGCCGACCCCGATGACGACGAAGTCGAACGCGAAGTCCTGCGCATCGTCCTCGACGCCGCAGCCGCACGGGAGTTCGCCCGCCGCGGCGAACAGGTCGTCAGCGCCGGACGCGGTGACTGCCCGTTCTGCTCCCTCCCGCTCGAACCCGACGGTCACCTGTGCCCCCGTGCCAACGGGATCCCGCGCGCCTGATCAGTGATGGATCACGGGATGCTCCTCGACGCTTTGGAAGCGGGGGACTGGACGGAGATGGGTTCGATCCCGCGCGCCAGCAACGACACCCGACTGCTCGTGCTCGACCATGAGGGCCGGGCGATCAAGGCCGTGTACAAGCCGATCTCGGGCGAACGCCCGCTCATCGACTTCCCGTTGGAGACACTGGCCCTGCGCGAAGTCGCGGCCTACCGTCTGTCTGCGGCACTCGATCTGGGAGTGGTCCCGCCGACGGTGCTGCGAGACGATCTGCCCGCCGGCCGCGGATCGCTGCAGGCCTATGTCGAAGCCTCCGACGATGACGAAGCCGTGACCCTGTCGGCGGTCGACGCGATTCCCGTCGATCACACGCCGATCTTCGCTCTGCGCACCGAAGACGGTCGTGATCTCGTACTCTCCCATGCGGTCGATGAGGGTCTGCGGGCCGTGGCCTTCTTCGACCTGCTCGCCAACAACGCCGATCGCAAAGCCGGTCATGTCATCTCCGGCTGCTGCCTGCCGAGCACGGCCGCGGCCGATAAAGGCGTCTTCGGCATCGACAACGGTCTGACCTTCCACGATGAGGAGAAGCTGCGGACCGTGCTGTGGGGTTTCTCTCGCGCCTCGTTCCATGCCGAAGAGATCGATGCGCTCGAGGAGGTCGCCGCCATGGACGAGGCACTGCGGGCACAGCTGAGCGACTGTCTGTCGGCAGACGAGCTGCAGGCGCTGAGACACCGGGCGAACCGGCTTCTCGCCGCCGAGTTCTTCCCCGAAGCATCTGCCGATCGGACCGTCATTCCCTGGCCGCCGATCTGAAACGCGGATCACTTCGCGTCGGAAGTGCCGAACGTCGACCTCTCGGTTAGGCTGGTTGCCGTGAAGTCATGGCCCGAACCTCAACTGCCCCGTCTGACCAGCACCGGCAAGGTGCCCACGGTCTTCGACACGAGCACCCGCAGCCCGCGCCGACTGCGCGGATCCGAGCAGACCGCTCGTCTCTATGTCTGCGGGATCACCCCGTACGATGCGACGCATCTCGGTCATGCCGCCACCTATGTGGCCTTCGACCTGCTCAACCGGATCTGGCGGGATGCCGGGCTGGAGGTCGTCTACGCACAGAACACCACTGATGTCGACGACCCGCTGCTGGAGAGGGCCGACGCTACGGGAGTCGACTGGCGCGAACTCGCCTCCTCCCAGATCCAGCTCTTCCGCGAAGACATGGACGCCCTGCGGGTCATCCCGCCGGACAGCTTCATCGGCGTCGTCGAATCGGTCGACGAGATCGCCGCCGGCGTCCGCGATCTCGTGGACAAGGGGGCCGCCTACACACTCGACAACGGTGACGTCTACTACCGAGTGTCGACCCAGATCACTCCGCCCTTCGGCACCGTCAGCCACGATGATGCCGAAACCATGGCCGCACTCTCGGCCGAACGCGGCGGAGATCCGGAGACCCCGGGCAAGGAGAACCCCATCGACCCGCTGCTGTGGCGAGCCGAACGCGAAGGCGAACCCTCCTGGGACGGAGGATCCCTGGGGCGGGGGCGCCCGGGTTGGCACGTCGAATGCACCGTCATCGCCGATAAGTACGTCGGATTCCCCGTCGACGTGCAGGGAGGCGGCAGCGACCTCATCTTCCCGCACCATGAGATGAGCGCCGCGCATGCCGCAGCCTGGCGGGACACGCCGATGGCGAAGACCTACATGCACACCGGGATGGTCGGCCTCGACGGCGAGAAGATGAGCAAGTCCAAGGGCAATCTCGTCCTCGTCTCGAAGCTGCGTGAGCGCGGAGTCGACCCCATGGTCATCCGCACTGTGATCCTGTCCAACCACTACCGCAGCGACTGGAGCTTCACAGAGGAGCAGCTCTCCATCGCAGATGCGCGCCTCCAAGCCTGGATGCATGCCGCCAAGTGCGAGTCAGAATGTCGTGAAGGACTGCGTGAGCACATCATCGGCCTGCTGCGCGAAGCACTCACCGATGACCTCGACAGCCCGCGTGCCCTGGGGATCCTCGACGAATGGGCCGAACACTATGCGGACTCCGAGCCGTCGGAGACTGCGGCTCTCAGCGGCGACCGAGTCGCCGATGCCGTCGACGCCCTGCTGGGCATCCGCCTCCTCGACTGACATCGATCGGCGCTCACTGTCTGAGCGCCGGATGCCCGTGGTTCACTTATCGCGGCCGCGTTTGCGCAGATAGCGTTCGAACTCGGCCGCGATGGCGTCTCCGCTGGCTTCGGGCAGCTCCGTCGAATCGTTCTGTCGTTCCAG
Proteins encoded in this region:
- a CDS encoding MaoC family dehydratase, with the translated sequence MMADSMLPVYARALLKTLPVGPRTSPELPDHAIDRSIPLEPVAYAGFAHVVGQRLDDIVHPGYLHILGFPLSMQLLADPEVPLPMMGMVHIHNRVDMHSQARLGEVVDFHLELAGPFEHTKGTTIEIRLEAKVDGRPVMEEVSTYLAKGRKLSGAKPKAQVPHLEFAAPQPSAVWRLDPIIGQRYAKVSGDYNPIHLNGLAAKGFGFPRQIAHGMYSASRAFSAMDPRLESYRWDVSFAKPILLPGTVGYALTEGRRHEAAQSAVFDLKSGKPHVLSQVAHLER
- a CDS encoding M20/M25/M40 family metallo-hydrolase yields the protein MFDFSAAEDEVTELCRQLIRIDTQNWGGNRANPELPAAELIASWLAEADLKSEIVESSPGRANLVARVRGSDPEAPALVVHGHTDVVPAAAEDWSVDPFAGVVKDGLLWGRGAVDMKNMDAMIVASIRAMLRQGLTPRRDLIIAFFADEEAGGNFGARHMVRNRPDLFSGATEAISEVGGYSVDIRGQRVYLIQTAEKGLAWLNLVAHGTAGHGSQRNDDNPVTRLAAAIARIGRHPWPQEIPSATRKLLEGVSEMTGIEFRAETIPQLLAELGSVEKFVAPTLQNTSNPSFLEAGYKHNVIPGTATAYVDCRTLPGQHEDVMLTIKELAGEGIDISAEDEGEALESPFDTPLVAQMQKSLLADDPSANVLPYTLSGGTDNKSMAELGITGYGFAPLQLTGDLDFPAMFHGVDERVPISALRFGARVLGDFLMRA
- a CDS encoding DMT family transporter; protein product: MRSSSLVPVVTAGLVTIVAGAAMSLQGRANGLLGQVLGHAVFAALISFLVGLLCVGIALIVSTRSRAASRRLFALLRERRLPWWMLLGGLSGGLVVIAQATTIPLMGVAMFTMAFVSGQVTGGLIVDSTELPPGGRQRLNALRIIGVLIVLASLAYAAGDRLQSGIPLWAPLLPFVSGALTSVQQAFNGHIRAATESAVVATTVNFTVGFAALIIGTAALLVSGVPWQGFPTAPDQWWILLGGAFGVVFIALTTVTVARLGVLLLSLFALFGNLVGALALDVLLPIPGSVVTATTVLSAVGVLIGIVVTAMPSSGSPREPAPRT
- a CDS encoding DUF5703 family protein, which gives rise to MTYEFRKVSFSKDVPRSVSLQELNDQAEYGQWELARTRISVGGVRTVWLRRKIMPLTLSS
- a CDS encoding histidine phosphatase family protein, with the protein product MPVIVLLRHGLSSANVSGILAGRAPGVSLTDEGVRALRANLQLLPHRHFAHLLHSPLQRCEQTATIATEAAEFEHIDVDEDIIELDYGEWTGRALTELGEEPLWKTVVKSASQARFPGGESIAEAADRSTARVRELVAQLREEEHADAEGGAAAGSGTDAGKPVPPRWAMVVSHGDIIKAIIADALGMPLDDFQRLSVAPGSFTVIDHSGAEPVLAAMSVTAAGLAQSAAVGGGGMR
- a CDS encoding undecaprenyl-diphosphate phosphatase — protein: MYDWLVAAVLGIVQALTEFLPISSSAHVRIVGELMLPGDDPGAFFTAIIQIGTEAAVVVYFWRDIVTIISKWCKALVGKHDRKDPEVRLGWLIIIGSIPIVIIGLLFQDYIEGALRSLWITATMLIVFGLIIGVADWAGKRERTLEDMKWGQGILFGFAQALAVIPGVSRSGGTIMAGRFMGFDRPSAARYSFLLAIPAVVGSGLYGVAQTLGRSEDMVLGWGPTILATIISFALGLVVIHWFLRYVQTKSFAVFVWYRVAVGIVLYILLGTGVLAAV
- a CDS encoding aldo/keto reductase, translating into MKHQRLGTTGLEVSDVGLGTFEWGHRVDDQVAQRLVDEFEDAGGNLIELPSSATIAAEVLGQLRLPGEILLLARVGVSMSEPDHIEVGLGRSRILSQVDSLLRTVGRDHLDVLVLDVFDSEVDRVETASAVKTLLTLGKIRYVGVSHHTGWQLAEMRGAGVPVACAVAEYSLLNREAEAELIPAADYAGVSLIAGAGLGRGVLTDKYRNATPQDSRLAGELSEYAGAYLDDRSNRVLAGVRRAATALGVSTTDIALAFNRQHGIASTLVSPRTPAQLAEVTGSDVELAREIAEVLDQISWGPSA
- a CDS encoding DUF3090 family protein encodes the protein MAALYDYPTPDRFVVGTIGLPGERTFLLQAKSGNALTTVVVEKEQVEILSDRITELLDMVMIKDPAARVPQTALDDLIDNAGLNVPIEPEFRVGTMSLGWDTVKHELVIECFELTEADAQAGTSADPDDDEVEREVLRIVLDAAAAREFARRGEQVVSAGRGDCPFCSLPLEPDGHLCPRANGIPRA
- a CDS encoding SCO1664 family protein, whose protein sequence is MLLDALEAGDWTEMGSIPRASNDTRLLVLDHEGRAIKAVYKPISGERPLIDFPLETLALREVAAYRLSAALDLGVVPPTVLRDDLPAGRGSLQAYVEASDDDEAVTLSAVDAIPVDHTPIFALRTEDGRDLVLSHAVDEGLRAVAFFDLLANNADRKAGHVISGCCLPSTAAADKGVFGIDNGLTFHDEEKLRTVLWGFSRASFHAEEIDALEEVAAMDEALRAQLSDCLSADELQALRHRANRLLAAEFFPEASADRTVIPWPPI
- the mshC gene encoding cysteine--1-D-myo-inosityl 2-amino-2-deoxy-alpha-D-glucopyranoside ligase produces the protein MKSWPEPQLPRLTSTGKVPTVFDTSTRSPRRLRGSEQTARLYVCGITPYDATHLGHAATYVAFDLLNRIWRDAGLEVVYAQNTTDVDDPLLERADATGVDWRELASSQIQLFREDMDALRVIPPDSFIGVVESVDEIAAGVRDLVDKGAAYTLDNGDVYYRVSTQITPPFGTVSHDDAETMAALSAERGGDPETPGKENPIDPLLWRAEREGEPSWDGGSLGRGRPGWHVECTVIADKYVGFPVDVQGGGSDLIFPHHEMSAAHAAAWRDTPMAKTYMHTGMVGLDGEKMSKSKGNLVLVSKLRERGVDPMVIRTVILSNHYRSDWSFTEEQLSIADARLQAWMHAAKCESECREGLREHIIGLLREALTDDLDSPRALGILDEWAEHYADSEPSETAALSGDRVADAVDALLGIRLLD